Genomic window (Nicotiana sylvestris chromosome 7, ASM39365v2, whole genome shotgun sequence):
tatttgccaaggaaaaattaccccgatacaaagatcgattgattttgcctcaaaatttcctgatgttattactgacaggactcaattacaaagatttttgggaagtttgaattatatatctcctttctacaaaagtttatctcgtgatctagcccctctatacgacaggctgaaaaaggatcataagaagccttggactgaccagcatactacgttagtcaaaaatattaaacagtgtgttaagtctttaccttgcttaactcttgctaatcctacATGGCAAAAAATTATTGATACTGATGCGTCCAACATTGGCTACGGtgggattttaaaacaagtgaatcccaacaataagagtgaatacctgataagatttcactctggtaaatggaccgaagcccagaagaaatatgctactgtggctcatGACGAGAATACCTTGATTCATAATTAATCAAGTGAAATCTTAATTAATCAGTATCAAGGTACCTTGTGATTAATCAAGGTATTCTCGGGATAAGAAATCCGGAAGgtagcatatttcttctgggcttcggtccatttaccatagtgaaatcttatcaggtattaactcttattgttgggattcacttgttttaaaattccACCGTAGCCAATGTTGGACGCATCAGTCTCAATAATATTTTGTCATGTAGGATTAGCAAGAGCTAAGCAAGGTAAAGACTTAACACGCTGTTTAATATTTTTGACTAACGTAGTATGCTGGTCAGTCCAAGGCTTCTTATGATCCTTTTTCAGCCTGTCGTATAGAAGGGCTAGATCACGagataaacttttgtagaaagaagatatataattcaaacttcccaaaaatctttgtaattgagtcctgacagtaataacatcaggaaattttgaggcaaaatcaatcgatctttgtatcggggtaatttttccttggcaaatattatgacctaaaaatcgaacatttgtttggaatagactcatttttggtttagaaattactaaaccgttttgtattacaattttcttaaaaatatcaagatgcttaatatgcatctctaatgttttagaaaatactaatatgtcgtcaatataaacgatgataaaatctagataagggttaaaaatatcattcataattttctgaaattcagaaggggcattttttaaaccaaatggcatgacattccattcatattgcccaaatggaacattaaaagcagttctataagtatgctccttaaaaatttgaatttgccaatatccagattttaaatcgaattttgaaaatatattggcgtcatataatctagatagcaagtcccttttattggggataggatatctaatccattttagatgtttattcaatggtttataatttataactaatctaggaataccacgttccttttctgcagcattattaacataaaaggcagaacatgaccaaggagattttgagggttttatcaaacccttttgtaacaagctgtcaatttcgtttttgcagaattcgaccAATTCAGCATTCATCTGGAAAGGTCGATACTTAGTAGGGATATCATCTTCGGAGAAGTTTTCTTCataaggaagagttacaatatgcctttttcgaTTCCAAAATGCACTAGGGTGATCAGCGCAGACATCAACAGCCATctgttcagcaatcaatttaatcttttgctgaaccttagtagattgtaaagtatcgaatatattcatgcttaatatttcTGATTGTAATGAattaacatgcctttgtttcatattaatcaaggcgttaatatctctagttacgggatctgtaacaaaagaataacttatctctctatcttgataagtagcagaaaaatcCTGTGCATCTATGTAATTAAAagggtaaatagcattaataaaaggggttccgagtataatcggagggtataactggttttttaccaaaaagaagaaatgaggaatacaaattctattttggcaaatacgagtatttggtaatttatactctatatctaaagcatgaccagaagcatATTTGACCAAATGAGTGgtgttttgaaaatatttagtaggaacaagaccctcttgaatacaacttacatctgctccactatcaatcaTTGCTACATCAGTTAGAGAGAAAGTATTATCAATAAAGATAGTACATTTAATGTACCActtatgtgacgacccgaagggtcatcaccgtagttcttcgtTGTACCGTGCTTTCGAGGCCTAGAAATCCTCgcctttagttgcctcgattggcgtgcgcagttcgggcgcatagccagaaagttttgatgttagaatatgtgaattatgtgaaacatttgatgaattttggtattaatatgcataatgttgtcttcggacaacattttgggtaaacagacccgaacctgtgatttgacggtcctagagggtccgtagaaaaatatgggatttgggcgtgtgcccggaatcaaattctgaggtcccaagcccgagaaatgaatttttgaaagaaattgtttttctgaaatttgatatgaaaatttgaaatgaaaaaggggttagaaaatataggtatcgggctcgtattttggttccgacgcccggtacaagtcttaaatatgtgttaagcactatctgtaaagtttggctaaaaacggacgtcatatgacgtgtttcggactaaaaatggagaatttgagttatgaaagttgaagaaagaaaatcatgtgtttgaggcttgatcctatgtatatgatgttattttggcgatttgatcgcacgagtaagtccgtaagatgtttttaaggttgtgtgcatgtttggtttggagctccgagggctcgggtgagttttgaatggggcccgggaggtcttagacttagaaaaaaatatataggttcagatgttgcaggcccagcgcggccgcggccatttccgcgcggtccgcgctagcagccacgcggccgtggtgcttttctgtgcggtccgcgtggtggggttcagagggtcgaccagcgcggccgcgcaccaaatcagtgcggtccgcgctgggtgggttcagagagagcccacttctcccctccctcggcgcggccgcggtgcatttctgtgcggtctgcgCCAGTCCCCAGAAAAATggataaattcgggatttttagtcatttttccccttttcaaaaacccaaaacctaagaggcgattttccaaacaacttttcttcttcaaaacgattggtaagtgatttctaacttaatttctttattccttaatatcttttaacataatttcaacttcaaatcaaagattttcatggggaaaattgggtgttttgggtagaacctaggttttctacaaattgagaagttggacctcaatttggggtccgatttaaaaacaaatcatatatttggattcatgggggaatgagtaaccgggttttggtccgaacctcgagtttcgaccacgtggctccgggggtatttttgacctttttgggaaaaaccttgaaaaatctattttcatgcattggggatgatttatttagtaattattaatgtgattaagtaacttatgactagattcgagcggattggtggtggaatcaagaggtaaagctatactagaagcgtgagtttagtttggagcattcgaggtaagtgtttgttctaactttggcttgagggaataggattaggatgatatttgctacttgctaatgtggagtacggtgtataggcatgatgacggttatctatgcaccggagtctagcatgaccgtgagtcttgattgcttttaattcgaataatgtgacacaagctccttgtttatttgatgagtttcatataatgtgaatggttgaagtaaaattgtgattggtgtacttttggagcgttagctcgaacatgaatgtgttagttgaggaagaaatggatttaaaaaggagaatgtgttgtgaatactcccttgccgggatgtgtagactgatatatatattctcccttgtcgggatattttgggctgttagctgtacccttgccgggttaaaggtattgagttgttattctcccctgaaggggtctactatatgaagtcagatattatgaactatattatgggatcgtgtggcacgccgtccacttatatatgatattatgggatcgtgtggcacgccgtccacttatatatgatattatgggatatatatatatatatatatatatatatatatatcatggaaaccggagttcttctgcttatttccgatatttcatttttatctattactccccgatagcatgtcccctcccagttttactttgtattatcttgttattgttttcttgcacttgttgtatatatatctgtacaggttaattgtggtaggtactgtctagcctcgtcactacttcgccggggttaggccaggcacttaccagcacatggggtcggttgtgctgatgctacactctgtgcatttttggtgcacagatcagggagcagcttacaaACCAcaacagtaggatttctgggagctgtcttcagtccagggactctcgaggtagcctagctggcgttcgcaggccgaagtccctttccatgtttttcgtttgttcatcttgtatcagacaaacatgatgtatttcctttcagacattgtttgtagtattctgtagtagtccgtgagctagtgacaccagaccttgggtagtgatgtgtattaaacttccgcacttttggttttcagttgctttagatttaaagtcttccgcttaaattttgtctcgtttattatattgtttgagagaaagcaggaaaggtgttttaaatatttggcttgcctagctccgatagtaggcgccatcacgacacccgatggtgggaaatcctggtcgtgacaagttggtatcagagcactaggttactcaggtctcacaactcacggacaagctcagtagagtctgagggatcggtacggagacgtctgtatttatcccgcagaggctattgagttaggaaaacttcaccttgttcattcttgtcatgcgattctgtttctcaagtactgattgtctttccactctgttcttttgcagatggcgaggacacatgcttcctcttctaccgcgcaacagcctgagcccccagcagcagcccctattaggggcagagggcgaggttgtgccagaggccgaggccggggcagagctcagccccgagcagcatttccagcgacggatcctcaggtcgattttgaggatgaggttccggccgtagctgttccagtgggcccagatCATGTcctagagggtttcatagccactccagtgcttcaggacgctttggtccgactggtaggctttatggagggcatttctagagcgggtttgcttcccgtagctccagccacatctcaggctgggggaggagttcagactcacgacactcgtactccagagccggtatttcctcaggctcaggttccagcagttcagccagccgtggcagttcagccagctgtggcagcccagccatgTATTGCGGATCAGTCCtacgatggtgcggctatgtccgcagatgctttgtggaggctttaacgtttcaccaagctcttcacaaccacatatagtggcaccccctcagaggatgctcaggatttcatattcagctgtcatgaggttctacggactatgggcattgtagagaccaatggggtcgacttcgccacttttcgcctggcaggatccgccaagacttggtggagggatttctgtttagccaggccagcagggtcgccatcattgacctgggatcagttttcagagttatttctggggaagtttctcccagttactcagcgagatgctcttcgtaggcagtttgagcgtctccagcagggtcctatgacggtcacccagtatgagacccggttcattgatcttgctcgttatgccattgtgatactccccaccgatagagagagggtgtggaggtttattgaggggttggcccagccgatccgtgttcagatggccatgagtgccggtagtgagatttcatttcagaaggcggcagatggtgcccaccggatagagatggcacttgctcagggaggtggtcatgggtctgataagaggccccgtcattcgggtagattcagtggtacct
Coding sequences:
- the LOC138873386 gene encoding uncharacterized protein; translation: MELQETTGQDFKFKSLDDLAQILDKKLSGLNVRPIDLSKKFADRIETVSDYKTETWSEFNKLKGFTGQLRGWWDNYLSVEEKAFVINATAVDKGVDNICMALVKGREDAAYTLILTILERFNAMIDSGADVSCIQEGLVPTKYFQNTTHLVKYASGHALDIEYKLPNTHAQDFSATYQDREISYSFVTDPVTRDINALINMKQRHVNSLQSEILSMNIFDTLQSTKVQQKIKLIAEQMAVDVCADHPSAFWNRKRHIVTLPYEENFSEDDIPTKYRPFQMNAELVEFCKNEIDSLLQKGLIKPSKSPWLKKDHKKPWTDQHTTLVKNIKQRVKSLPCLALANPT